CAATGTTTTGATGTTAAATTTTAATTTGTACATTTGCCTCAGAATTCAAATCACCATTTTTAAATAAAATTGTGTTTGATTTATAAAGAAGAAGCGAGAGAATAGGCTCTACGACCTTCTGGCAACCAACTAAAAGTCCGTCAGCTGACGGATTGGAAAACCGGTGCCAAATCCTATCCCGAATAGTCGGGGAAATATAAATAAAAAGGCAAAAAATGGTAAACAGTACAAAAAATCAGAAAAACAAAACACTAAACCCCACGAGGGCTTTAGTCAATTCTAAAAAGTTACTTTCAACAGTAATTTTTAAAATGTGTTGCATGTGTTGTTGCATTTGCTAACACATCTTTATTTCAATTAAATTTTCTCGAAATCAAAGATGTAAGCTTTCCAAAAAAGTAATGGAAATGCTATATCCTGTTTTTACGATTTAAAAATCTCAAATAAAATTATGTCAGTACAAGTATTTAAAAATAACACAAAATTTCAGTTAGAATCGGGTAAAATTTTACCAACATTTGAACTTGCTTATACCACAAATGGCAAGTTAAACGAGGCAAAAGACAATGTTATTTGGATTACTCACGCTTTAACAGCAAACGCTAATCCTGAAGAATGGTGGAGTGGTTTAGTAGGTAAAGGAAAATTTTACAACTCCGAAAAACACTTTATTGTTTGTGCCAATGTGTTGGGTTCAAATTATGGTTCTACCAATCCATTAGCTGTAAATCCAGAAAATGGCAACAAGTATTACCACAATTTTCCTGAACTCACTATACGCGATATTGTAAATGCTTTTGAGTTGTTACGTCAACATTTGGGCATTACCAAAATCAACACCTTATTGGGTGGTTCCTTGGGTGGTCAGCAAGCTGTGGAATGGGCAATACAACAGCCCAACGTAATTGAAAACTTGTTTTTAATCGCAACCAATGCTCAACATTCTGCTTGGGGAATTGCCTTTAACGAAACACAACGATTGGCAATTAAAGCCGACAGAACATGGTTTTCGTATAGTGATGATGCTGGTTTAAAAGGCTTAAAAGCTGCTAGAGCAATAGCTTTATTGAGCTACAGAAATTACAATACCTATCAAACAACTCAAGAAGATAATGCAGAAAAACGGGGTGATTATAAAGCGTCTTCTTACCAAAATTATCAAGGTGATAAGTTGGTAAACAGGTTTAACGCTTTTTCTTATTGGCACTTAACCAAAGTAATGGACAGCCATAATGTTGGTAGAAACAGAGGTGGAGTAGAAAAAGCCTTGGGGTTAATTCAAGCAAAAACACTTGTAGTGGCTATTAATTCCGACATCCTTTTTCCTGTTTCGGAATCGGTTAGGTTGCACGAAAACATCAAAAACAGTGAATTAGAAATTATCGATTCGTTGTACGGACACGATGGATTTTTAATAGAAACAGAACAGTTAAAAACAATATTTGAAAATTTTTATATCAGTAAAAAATTAAAAAAAGAGATTTATGAGTACGCAAACTAAAAATATTTCACTTATCGGTTTTGGAACAGTTGGACAAGGTTTTTTTCATTATTTGGAAGAAAACAAGGAAGACAAACAATTGGCAACAGTAGTAATAAAAAATGCTTCGAAAAGCAGAGTTCCTGATACATTAAATTTTAGCACCGATGTAAACGATGTACACAACAACAAAGAAATAACAACGGTTGTTGAGTTGATTAGTGATTTTGAACAAGCATTTTCAATTGTAAAACAAGCATTGTTACAAGGTAAGCATGTGGTGTCGTCAAATAAAAAAATGATTGCATACCATTTAGAAGAGTTGGTTGAATTGGAACAAAACAGCAAAGGAAACTTTTTGTACGAAGGGGCTGTGGCTGGGAGTATTCCAATACTTAAAATTATAAACGAGCAATATGCTTTTGATGAAATAACAGAAGTTCGTGGTATTTTAAATGGCACATCCAATTATATTTTAACACAAATTTTTGAAAAAGGCATTGGCTATAAAGAAGCATTGCAACAAGCTCAAGATGCTGGTTTTGCCGAAGCCAATCCTGCCTCAGATGTTGAAGGGTATGATGCGCTTTACAAGTTGTTAATTTTAGCAACACACGCTTTTGGTAAATTTATTTCGCCTGAAAAAGCATTAAACATTGGTATAAACAACATCAAAAACAGCGACATTGTTTTTGCTAAAAAAAACAAGCTAAGCATTAAGTTAGTTGGGTCAATTAAAAGCATAAACAATAAACTTACTTTAAGTGTTTTACCAACTTTTGTTGACGAAAACGATGATTTGTACCATGTTAAAAATGAATACAATGCTATTGAGGTGATTTCTAAAAACATTGGTTCGCAAGTTTTTAAAGGTAAAGGTGCAGGTAGTTTACCAACGGGGCATGTGGTTTACACCGATTTTAAATCGGTAGAAAACACCAACTATTCGTACAAAAATATTCCATCAGGAAAACGAATTAAGTACGAAACCAAAGACAGTATTTGGGTGTATTCCAATAAAATTACCTTGCTTGAAAAATATTTGGAAGATGTAGTATTATTCAACGGACCAGAAGGTTATGGAAGCGTTAAAATTGCTGATTTGATAAAAGCAAAAGACATTATAAGTGTACACAATTTATCCATTATTGCAGTAAACGAAAACATCCGACAACAATTAGTAAAACAACAGCGCAAAGCAGTATTCACTTACGCATAAATACAAAACAATGAGAAGTTTTAGAACGGAAACAGAAAACATATTAGACCCAGTAGTAGAACGCGATATTATTGAATTAGGAGAAAAAATTCACCTATTCAAAACTGGTAAAATGCCTGAAGATAAATTTAAGAGTTTGCGTTTAGCACGTGGAGTTTATGGTCAACGACAGTTGGGTGTACAAATGGTGCGTATCAAATTGCCTTATGGTAAATTGTTGGCAAAACAATTGGTAAGAATTGCAGATGTTGCTGATGAGTATTCTAATGGAAATTTACATTTAACCACTCGTCAAGATGTACAGATTCACCATGTGAGCTTAGACAGAACACCTGAACTTTGGGCAGAGTTAGAACGAGATAATATTACGCTAAGAGAAGCTTGTGGAAACACGGTAAGAAACATTACGGCATCTCCATTTGCAGGGATTGACCCTGACGAACCTTTTGATGTATCTCCGTATGCCGAAGAGTTGTTTCAATATTTACTTCGTAACCCTGTAAATCAGGACATGGGAAGAAAAATTAAAATATCGTTTTCGTCGAGCGAGAAAGATACAGCTTATTCCTTTTTACACGATTTAGGATTTATTCCTATCATTCAACATGGAGAAAAAGGATTCAAATTATTGGTGGCTGGAGGGTTAGGTGTTAAACCTTTTTTAGGTCAATCGGTAACTAATTTTATTAAAGCTGAAGATATTTTTGCTTACACCACAGCAGTTTTAAGGGTTTTTGACCGTTATGGTGAACGTCAAAAAAGAAATAAAGCACGTTTAAAATATTTAGTTGAAGAGTTAGGCTTAGACCAATTTTTAGCATTGGTAAATCAAGAACACAAGGTAGTTGATGTTTATGAACCAAAAATAGTTGAATTTGTTGCTCCTAAGTTAGCAGAAATACAACTTGCACCATCAGTTAAAGGTAATGTGTCGGAATATTTAACTTGGTATAAAACGAACATTTATAAACAAAAACAAGCTGATTTTTTCACCATTTTGCTAAAAATAACTAACGGTAACATCCATTCCGATGTAGCTAGAAAATTGGCTGATTTGGTTCAAAAATATGCTGGTGGTGAGTTTAGGGTAACGATAAACCAAGGGCTTATTATTAAATATGTCAGAGAAGAATCATTGCCCTATTTCTACCAAGAGTTGAACAAGTTAAATTTAGCTAACACAGGTTTTGATAGTGTTGCCGATATTACTGCTTGTCCAGGAACGGATACTTGTAATTTGGGAATAGCAAACAGCACCAATTTAGCTGAAGAATTGGAAAAATTTATTGCCAACGAACATGCAGAATTGGTTTTTAACAAAGACATTAAAATAAAAATTAGTGGCTGTTTTAATGCGTGTGGTCAACATTCTATTGCAAACATTGGTTTTCATGGAAGTTCAATTAAAGATGGAGACAAATTAGTGCCAGCAGTTCAATTACTGTTAGGTGGTGGAGTTGTAGGTGGTGGAGAAGGTGTAATTGCGGAAAAAGTAATTAAACTTCCCACAAAAAAAGCCATAAAAGCAGTC
This genomic interval from Flavobacteriales bacterium contains the following:
- the metX gene encoding homoserine O-acetyltransferase, producing MSVQVFKNNTKFQLESGKILPTFELAYTTNGKLNEAKDNVIWITHALTANANPEEWWSGLVGKGKFYNSEKHFIVCANVLGSNYGSTNPLAVNPENGNKYYHNFPELTIRDIVNAFELLRQHLGITKINTLLGGSLGGQQAVEWAIQQPNVIENLFLIATNAQHSAWGIAFNETQRLAIKADRTWFSYSDDAGLKGLKAARAIALLSYRNYNTYQTTQEDNAEKRGDYKASSYQNYQGDKLVNRFNAFSYWHLTKVMDSHNVGRNRGGVEKALGLIQAKTLVVAINSDILFPVSESVRLHENIKNSELEIIDSLYGHDGFLIETEQLKTIFENFYISKKLKKEIYEYAN
- a CDS encoding homoserine dehydrogenase; its protein translation is MSTQTKNISLIGFGTVGQGFFHYLEENKEDKQLATVVIKNASKSRVPDTLNFSTDVNDVHNNKEITTVVELISDFEQAFSIVKQALLQGKHVVSSNKKMIAYHLEELVELEQNSKGNFLYEGAVAGSIPILKIINEQYAFDEITEVRGILNGTSNYILTQIFEKGIGYKEALQQAQDAGFAEANPASDVEGYDALYKLLILATHAFGKFISPEKALNIGINNIKNSDIVFAKKNKLSIKLVGSIKSINNKLTLSVLPTFVDENDDLYHVKNEYNAIEVISKNIGSQVFKGKGAGSLPTGHVVYTDFKSVENTNYSYKNIPSGKRIKYETKDSIWVYSNKITLLEKYLEDVVLFNGPEGYGSVKIADLIKAKDIISVHNLSIIAVNENIRQQLVKQQRKAVFTYA
- a CDS encoding nitrite/sulfite reductase, which codes for MRSFRTETENILDPVVERDIIELGEKIHLFKTGKMPEDKFKSLRLARGVYGQRQLGVQMVRIKLPYGKLLAKQLVRIADVADEYSNGNLHLTTRQDVQIHHVSLDRTPELWAELERDNITLREACGNTVRNITASPFAGIDPDEPFDVSPYAEELFQYLLRNPVNQDMGRKIKISFSSSEKDTAYSFLHDLGFIPIIQHGEKGFKLLVAGGLGVKPFLGQSVTNFIKAEDIFAYTTAVLRVFDRYGERQKRNKARLKYLVEELGLDQFLALVNQEHKVVDVYEPKIVEFVAPKLAEIQLAPSVKGNVSEYLTWYKTNIYKQKQADFFTILLKITNGNIHSDVARKLADLVQKYAGGEFRVTINQGLIIKYVREESLPYFYQELNKLNLANTGFDSVADITACPGTDTCNLGIANSTNLAEELEKFIANEHAELVFNKDIKIKISGCFNACGQHSIANIGFHGSSIKDGDKLVPAVQLLLGGGVVGGGEGVIAEKVIKLPTKKAIKAVDKILGDYKTNGNDLFFNQYYQKQGNHYFYDLLKPIANEPLIDSDYSDWGQQTTFNMNVGVGECAGIVLDLSDAIKYEIEERVASAKETLELKRYADAIYHAYTIFINVGKLFLLKHGEKYNSQAQIIETTEKLIQEKGVALSKSFTEIVFQLREQKASEEFAKQYYNDALQFYNELNSIGKLTKERIEP